Below is a genomic region from Primulina eburnea isolate SZY01 chromosome 9, ASM2296580v1, whole genome shotgun sequence.
GAATCCAAACCCGTCCATCTCTTTTTAGATCCCCCAACTCCACCCTGCCCGAACGCCTCCAAACTTGACGGTTTCAGCTCGAGTTAGACCCGTAAACAAGCTatgtatttaattaaaaaaacctTAAATAAACTGTTATTAATAATATCGATATGGTTGACTtgtctcacgaataaagattcgtaagaccgtctcaaaaAAATACCTAATAATTAAGTCGTGATTGGATCGATGAATTTGAGTaatagattttaattttttttttatgatgaacaaaacttaaataaatttcaaattaactTCACACTAAATTATACATATGTATCATTTAGAATTCATTACTCAAATTCCACTCCAAATCAAATTCATCCACTAATCGCAATCTAAACGATACGTTGGTGTcattttataaactttttaaacattttatttatttaaaataatattatacgACTTTTTTTATGAACGGCGGATATGCTTGGACCGCTAAAAAAAACTTGGTGGGTGTCACATCTTTCATTACTACATAGATCTTAAGCCCACAATATTAAGAAAAGTCCAACCTTTGAATaacattaataattatttttattattatttttgaccAATCTAATATATTGGAATTTTATATTATGTGGATAGTGAAGGTTGTTGGATTTCAAAAGAATTGGGCCTTTTACAAGCAATAAGTTATTGGGCTTGGGTTCCACAACCAATGGGCCTACGCAGTAAAGTGTTGCTATGGAAATGATGTAGCAACTTTGGAAAATCGCATTTTTATATAGCAATTAGCTTCTCATAAGTgtgtatatatacacacacacacaccttaCACTACCCACGTGCGTACAAGCTCTTTCGATCGATTCTCTTTGTTATTTCTCTCTCTTAGGGTTTGGGGTTATCCAGATTTCTCCGCTTGCAAAAACGATGTCTTCCGCTGACGCTTCTCAGAAGATTATCGTGCTGAAGAGTTCCGACGGGGAGACGTTCGAAGTTGAGGAGTTGGTGGCGCTGGAATCGCAAACCATTAAGCATATGATCGAGGATAACTGCGCTGATACGACTATACCTTTACCCAACGTTACATCCAGGATCTTGGCCAAAGTGATCGAGTATTGCAAGAAACACGTGGAAGCCGCATCTAAATCCGATGCCGACGGTGGGATGTGCTCCTCCGACAAAGTCGTTGACGATGAACTGAAGGCGTTTGATACTGAGTTTGTGAAGGTTGATCAGGGCACGCTGTTTGATCTTATCTTGGTAATTCCTCTATTTTTCGGTCAGATTGGCTGGTTTTCCCCTTGATTCTGCTGTTTGTTTTAAGTTTGATGCTGTCGGTGTTTGTACGAAGTTTTGTTAGGTGATTTTGCGTGCACAGTTATTAATAGTGCAAACTGCAACGGGTATTTAGGCGCTGCATACATGTGTCATGGAGCCTAGGTCTATGGCACAAATGTGTGTCCTGGGCTCCTGGATCATGGCACGAATCTGCACTTGTGTCTCCTCGAACTGAAAGGGATATTTGGGAAAATAGACCAGTATTTTTTTGAAGTGTAATTAAAATGCACAATCTTCAAGTGTAACGTTCATAATACATAATGGGCCTTTAATGGGCGTAAAGGTATGTCTCTTGGCATGTGTTTGGATCCAGAGGTTGTGCGTGGGCTTGTTGAGAGTTTTCATAACTATGATTTCTAAATTGTAATTCTGCATAATGTGAGGTATATGATGCTTTACTGCTTTGAGTTTTATGGTTTTAGACTAAACTTTTCGTTTATGGCACACAGCTGCTATCCACATAATCCATATGATCTATGTGACACCGTGAGTTTTTACATAATGATCTCTGGATTTGGTCTTGATAGTTGGAATTGAGATTGTCTATCAGTTTTATAGTGATGTGTGATGACTTTCTTCTGATTTTCTGTCATCCTTCTACTGTGATACtcttatcaatttaaaattttgtttaggCTTACTGATTAAGATATTTCTAGTGCATTAGTTCTCAAGTCCTTCAGGAATTTGGTAAAATGCGGCTAGCAACAATTGATTCTTGTGATATTGTTGGCTTCTTGCTCTTTGTGAATTCTGATCAAACAATCAATGCATCTTTCATGCTTATTGGTGCCACTGTCAATGTGCTATTCCCTTGTATTGGATGGTAGGCATTTGGATTTGGTCTATTACGTTTTACCCGTTCAGAATGATATTCCAGATATCTCTCATAAGACCGCTCTTATGAGTTTATGGTAGAGTTGCTACAATCTATTATTCTTGGCGTTATGTTACTCTAAGCCTAATTCTTTTCAGGCTGCAAACTACTTGAACATTAAGAGCCTGCTTGACCTAACTTGTCAAACTGTTGCCGACATGATCAAAGGAAAGACGCCAGAGGAAATTCGTAAGacatttaacataaaaaatgacTTCACCCCAGAAGAAGAAGAGGAGGTTCGAAGGGAGAATGCATGGGCATTTGAATGATgtcaataattatttaagtaggGTAGTCTTATGGTGTTTCGGTACATGGTGCATCCTTTTAATTGTCGGGGCGTGTTACATATGTTGGGTCTATGGACGGTTGAATTGTTATTGCAATTCCCTTTATCACGTATGTTGAATGTTACTTCTGAATTTATGTGATATTTATGTGCATGGAATGGAATTTGATCGTCTTGAAATATTTTTGGCTGCGTGATTATGCTCCCATATTTTTTCTTACTAAAACTAGCTGCCTCGTGTTTTATTCCCCCTTCCACCTTCTCTCGCTTTGGGTCTGTGTTTAAAATGAAAGCGATGAATGTATTGGGCTAGAGTTGTGAGATGTGCTGACTTTGACTTGTAAAGTGTTAAAAGAGTAATTTAATCTTCTTTTCATAAGCTTACTCAAGGTTCATGTTGAAATCAATAATAAATTAGTGGAACAATTGCTTCGATGCTgcttgtaaaaaaaatttaggcATAAAATCTCTTATAAGATGGCGtgtgatttttaaaaataaagatatattaatttattaatatattttagaAATTTAGCATTTTAAACTTTTCAAGAATCAGCCCATAAATCAGCTCGATTTACATTTCTCGTTTTAAGCTCGAAAATCTATGAATCTATTATGTAATTGTGAAAAATTCAGAAGTTTGGATCCGAGCTTCAATTTTGCTATGGCCTTGTGTTGACACTTCAAGCCTCAGCAGCTTCTGCAAAGGCCTGAATCTGGATTTAGCTGACACGTGTGGGCTGGGTGTCCAGACTGTATTATGGGCCATCAGTCCGTGACTAGTGTCAGATGGGCTCAGTTCTTGTCCCATTCATGGGGTTCTCTACTCTCTCCAAGATCCTACTACCCTCCAAACTCGTTCTTTTTTCCTTCAATCTCAGTAACTTAAATGGTTTGAAATATGTATAATACTAAATTGCATATATTTACGCGAGATCTAAAATTCTTTTCTACGATTTTCAATTTGAATCCGAACACAATCAAAGCAACATAAAAGTAGACCGTTCTACAATGATAATCTATTAATTTATGTAATGTTTAAGTTATGGATCTTTCAAGACAAAAAATAACCGACCATATTATTCTTTTCTTAGAcgagtgaagatgaaaatctagAATTTTTATACCGACCATAACCGTATATTTAACATGATCAATCTTAGGTTCATCATATAACACTTAATTAGTTGAGTTTTTACATATAAGGTGgatcatatcaaatcatttaATATCTTGAAAACttataattaattagatcattttatttaatcttTTATATTCAtccataattaattaaatcatacaAATCCCACAAAATAATTCTCGCAACACTCGAGAAATAAATGATATGTCCAAAAATGATTTGGCTGTCAACTCTTAAAAACAATAATTACTCTTAGGAATTCGAATAAAGTCGCGTGCATATGACAACCATGTCCATATCCATATCTGTGCAATAAAACTAATTTCATGCTATTGTTTCAACATGTCGATTTTTGATATTCCCACGTGCACACACATGCTTCATATCTTGCATGCACATGGGACTCAACAATCTTTGTCCTTTTCATCGTATTTATTATACAAACCCCTTTGATCTCTGttccaaaataaattaaaaatatttaatttacggaattaataatttaatactAAATCAAAGACTCTTCTCTGTATtatgtaatataaataaatataaaatgtatcaaataataaataagaaaaaaaacatACATGGGAGTTCAATTGTCGGTTCGAAACACATTCAGCTGAGGTATGACATAAATGCTTAATGCCCTGTTTTCCCACaacattttattattattaatattaatattatcaacATTATTTATACTATTATAGAAAATTTAACATATTTGGTTTTTATATTATCTCTACACCAGTATTTGTTATTTGCGTAAGATTAATCGATAGACATGGAATTTGGTTGATAAGACGTATGTTAAGTAGGTACAAAATTGGTGTGAGAAGttctcacgggtcgaatttgtgagacagatatattttttgggtcatacatgaaaaatattattttttatactaagagtattatcttttattgtgaatatcagtatgaTTGACTATCgttcacagattaagatccgtaacCGTTGAAAAGAAATGTAACCGTTGGATTAAATCGGCCCCCACAAACTGAAGCCCACAGCGCACCACGCAAAACACAAGGTTATTACCCAATCCCATCACATGGTCTCTCTGTAGAGTGGGCCCCACATAAATTGTTTTATTCCCAAAATGCCCTCACTTTATCCATAAATTCTCCGCTCTCCACCCACTTCTCAGAAAAAGTTTTTACTCTGTTCCATTTCCTGTGAAACTCTGTATTCTTGAGCGGGAAAAGGGAAGAAATTTTTACCCAAGAGAGAGAGCGAGGTAGGAGGATGACAAAGGAAGTGAGTGAAGAGGGGCATGTCCACCACCCGGGGAAGGACTATGTGGACCCTCCGCCGGCGCCGCTTCTTGATTTGGCGGAGCTCAAGCTGTGGTCCTTTTACAGAGCAATCATCGCGGAGTTCATCGCCACCCTGCTCTTCCTGTATGTTACAGTCGCCACCGTGATTGGACACAACAAGCTTAGCGCCGCCGACCAATGCGACGGCGTTGGGATCCTTGGTATTGCGTGGGCCTTTGGCGGCATGATCTTTATCCTCGTTTACTGCACCGCTGGGATTTCAGGTAACATTAGTAGATCCTGACGTCGAAGCCCTTGAGATATCTGCTCTCTCTCTTTCAGTTCTTTACCGAGCAATTCTTCTAGTCAGACCCcttgaaatatttgtttttatgaTGCGATTTCCATGTCGATTCATTCTACATATGTCAATTTTATTTTTCGTTTCAGGTGGCCACATTAACCCAGCTGTGACATTTGGGTTGTTTCTGGCGAGAAAGGTGTCTTTGATCAGAGCTTTGGGTTACATGTTAGCACAGTGCTTGGGCGCCATCTGTGGCGTCGGCTTAGTGAAAGCTTTCATGAAAAGCTTCTACAATAGGCTGGGGGGTGGCGCTAACTTTGTGCAGCCAGGATACAACAAGGGCACCGGTCTAGGCGCCGAGATAATCGGAACCTTCGTGCTTGTTTACACCGTTTTCTCCGCCACCGACCCCAAGAGGAGTGCCCGTGACTCTCACGTCCCTGTAAGAACAAGAGCAAACTCAAGGTTCATGAGTTTTTGAAGTTTCATGAAGATTCTCTAGTGATTTCTTCTCTCTGCATGTGTAGGTTTTGGCTCCACTTCCAATTGGTTTCGCAGTTTTCATGGTCCACTTGGCCACCATCCCCATCACCGGGACCGGCATCAACCCAGCCAGAAGCTTAGGAGCCGCCGTGATTTACAACCGGCAGAAAATATGGGATGACCAAGTAAATTTATCCtcataatttaattttctttagtTTACAAACAGTTGGCAAGCATGCAAGATTTTACACTAAATATATTTTGGCGTGCAGTGGATTTTCTGGGTTGGGCCATTCGTGGGAGCGTTGGCTGCGGCAGCGTACCACCAATATATCCTGAGAGCCGCCGCCATTAAGGCTTTGGGATCTTTCAGGAGCAACCCCACCAACTGATTAAGCTTGTAGCAGCAATTCAATTGTGGAAGCAAAAATGGAATGAATTTGGTTGATTTATGTACGTCTGTCTGTGTGTGTAATGAGAGGAGAATGCATGTGTTTGTTAATTATGAgttcctttttttcttttttaatttcgTATTTTTTCTTAAGaaaccatttatttattttatgtgaatatataatatgtattttGGCATGAGTCAGCAGattctaaaaataataataataaataattttatattaactTCGTCCCataattttagtttttatttcataaaatttgTGAACGAATCCCTTGTTTTCAAGGGTAGTTTTTTTCGGACTCACAGATTTTTTGTGAGATTGATCTACTTTGTGTATTTTTACAATAAACattaataattttgatattaaaataaaatttttttatttagtaaataaataaaatatttatcttaCAAAATCATGGTTATTGTTTAAAAAAGGTAACCATGATCATTTGACCTAAATTTCATTAATCAAGGGGGCACTTGTTGTGGCCACCTTTTTTAAATCTAAATATAAAGCCACTTTAATTAAATTAACTGTGTGATTGAGAAAAGGCACTTAGACAGGATCTATCTCCCAGTGATGAAACAActttatacatacatatatatatatatatatatatatgtatatgcaaAACAGTTGGCTGTTTTGGACTAGAAAGCAAAATTTGACAAGAGATATTTATTCTTATGAACTGTATCATTTGAAAGACCATATGAGGTAAAATTCGTTCGTgggaaattatataatttttaggCATGACCACTCTCAGAATTTGAAAATCcttccacaaaaaaaaaaaaaaacaccagAATTTGAAAACCACAGTAAAAAGCAGATCCAAGTAAAGGTTAAATAGAAATATGTTAGAATGAAGATTCAGAATACTTATGGAAACACaatgtaaaaaaaattgagcAATTTACAGATAAACTACTGACAAATAATAACTGGACAATTGAAGTTGATCCAATAGAGACCCAATGGGCCAAATTAAAGTGTATTGGATTAGACACATATAAGTTGTTAGAAAGGATTCCAGGTCGTCGTCTCATAAAATCAATCGTTCCtggttaaaatttaattttaattaattatcataaatggTATGTAAAATGATGGATATACAATTTTTACATCTAATTTGTTGATGCTACCCTCTAGAGTGTTTTTCTTATAGTGATAGGTACAAATTTCGTGTTTTTTTTTTGACGAGGACAAATTTTCGTCTTTGGATCTTACAAATATATCCGGTGTAAACAAATGTATTAATAGCATTTAATTGTATTGCGGACACGTAGAGGTATACATAAATGGAATAAAAATGAACTAAACTTCGTAAAACAAAATGGGTATGTCGGATCGGTTTTCAGTCACTCGCAATTTATATTGGTTTTAAATCAAACCAATTACATTAATAAATTTTTGTGTAATTTATTGTGAATTTTCTAGgatatatacaatttttttttatgttttctaTTTTATTAGTGAGATTTGTAAATAGTTCCGTTATATTGAGAAAttatttaggcaaaaacttgtgtgagacgattctcgcagattgtattttgtgatatagatattttatttgggtaatcaacgaaagatattactttttatgctaagagtatttctttttattgtgaatatcgatagagttaactcgtctcacagataaaaattcgtgagaccgtctcacaagagacctactcaactATTTATTGCATATTTTAAATCAAgagaaaaacttgtgtgagacagtctcacggtcgtattttgtgagacatgtctcttgtttgggttatccatgaaaaaaaaatattactttttttatgctaatagtattactttttattgtgaatatcgatatggttGACATGTCTGAcggataaaaattcgtgaaaccgtctcacaagaggcCTACTcttaaatcaaataagcattaATCACAACCCTGGAATTTTAGCTTTTTATAAGTTGCAAAATTTTGTAGCTTTCATAGAATTTTAATTTgtgatattttaattatatacatTATAGTCAACAATCAAATAAAATGTTCACTCAAATTCTATGATACAATATCTCATGTAATAATTCACtataaaacttaaaattaataatcaaAACCAGATCAAACCAAACAAACCGAAATTCATTGTTTGATTTGGTTTGAAATTTTGTAAAACTGATTAAATATGATTTGGTTTGAtattttgtaaaatcagttaaatataatttgattcaAATTTTTAACCGAACTCGAACTAAACTGAATACTCTATGGACATGAGATGGAGacttagggatgtaaatgaaccaaacGGTTTGTGAGTTATTCGAAACTCGGCTCGATAAAAACctcgtttgagtttgtttgttaatcatatcaaaccaagcccaagctcgattttgagctcgaaaatttaatcaaaccaagctcaagcctaaggatattcggctcgtgagctcgcaaacatgtgtgataataggctcgcgagctcgagctcggctcgtttaggtggcttgtactcgagctcgagctcgagctcggctcgtttaggtggctcgcaaacatgattttggaatgttcaataatatacttatttatgttttttttttgctcttatttgtgtcgttttgattatttatgaatgaatttacatttttatgtctaatttaaaattagtttatagatatatttaatttttaacaagctCAATTCAAACTCAAACTCGAGCTCCATTATATGCTTatcgagctcgaaaacgagacGAGCTCAAGTCCAGGCTTGTTAAACATGTTAACGTGCTATTaatgaatcaagctcgagcctggcttgattaacatgctaaacgagcttttaacgagccgagctcgagcctggcttgattaacatgctaaacgagcttttaacgagccgagctcgagcttttaacgagctcagtaatttcaatacaaaccaagctcgagcctgataatagaagctcgaatcgagctcgagcctcaaacagttttaaacaaaccaaactcaaacctgatactgtttggtttggtttggatcgtttacatccctagatGGAGTACAATTACAAGGTCATGCAAACAAATTTACTCTCCATATCTCATCTACAAAATGGTACTTAGTTTTAATAATCTTGCGTTTTTGTACTAAGATAGGCGTATATACTTATGGAGGCACTCGAGAACCCTCATCTTTTTCATGTTAGGAGATCGGCTAACTGGTTGGCTCATTCGGTTGttgtttttactttttcatCCTCCTCTCATTTTGTTTGAGAGCGTGGATCTTTTTCTTTGTagttgattaaatttatatttgcgGACCTATCTTCTTCTTAATAAATTATAAGATTTCAGcctgtaaaaaaaaataaccaCTAGAAATTTGATATATGAATGCCAAATTTAaagcaaaaaataaaatattttatgtgataagttattatttttcaaaaacacACAACACGACTCTGGTGGAAACTTTAGAAAAAGTGATCAATAAAAGTATTATCAATCAATTTCATTAAAGGGAAAAAAACTCACACAGAGTTGAAAATAGAATTAATGCAAGTTGCTGGCTACATCTATCATTCGGAATTGGCATTAATTTGACCAAACGAACATTAATAATCCACTTACCATCACATTCTAAAATTTTCCTCCTCCGCGTTGTTTTTGACGATGATAATTCGTACTTTGGAATTTGGATTCCCTTTTCCCAAACAGTTTTATAATTTCGAAAAATAGagtttattataatatatttagaaATCATAAAAACTACGGTTTCACATATAAAAAttgtatgagacgatctcacgagtcgtatttatgagacagatctcttatttgggtcacccatgaaaaaatattattgtttatgctaaaagtattattttttattgtaaatatgggtaggattgacccgtctcacagattatgatccgtgcgACGGTCTCACATTAAATTCACTCTATATCTATATAATCAAGCTTGTAGACAATGGAACAGAACATCTTATAATTTACAAATCCGGTTATAACCTAATAATtagtttaattttaaaatttcacgaCATTCTAAAAGTATTTTATCttgttaaatattattttttaaaataatattgcttCACGGTTTTACGATTcggtgttatatt
It encodes:
- the LOC140841813 gene encoding SKP1-like protein 1A — protein: MSSADASQKIIVLKSSDGETFEVEELVALESQTIKHMIEDNCADTTIPLPNVTSRILAKVIEYCKKHVEAASKSDADGGMCSSDKVVDDELKAFDTEFVKVDQGTLFDLILAANYLNIKSLLDLTCQTVADMIKGKTPEEIRKTFNIKNDFTPEEEEEVRRENAWAFE
- the LOC140841814 gene encoding aquaporin PIP2-7, producing the protein MTKEVSEEGHVHHPGKDYVDPPPAPLLDLAELKLWSFYRAIIAEFIATLLFLYVTVATVIGHNKLSAADQCDGVGILGIAWAFGGMIFILVYCTAGISGGHINPAVTFGLFLARKVSLIRALGYMLAQCLGAICGVGLVKAFMKSFYNRLGGGANFVQPGYNKGTGLGAEIIGTFVLVYTVFSATDPKRSARDSHVPVLAPLPIGFAVFMVHLATIPITGTGINPARSLGAAVIYNRQKIWDDQWIFWVGPFVGALAAAAYHQYILRAAAIKALGSFRSNPTN